Proteins from a single region of Pseudomonas sp. BSw22131:
- a CDS encoding ABC transporter substrate-binding protein: MRLGICAALEVSTTLHARSFLRGVCLSSHLFDNVRRARHFYADDKASADGGRAAADLFIRENVDAVIGHFASESAAAVVQTYAQAGIPLILPASTCAALTEQGSTTFRVCASDRVIARQLLTFAGTHGLKRLAVFADQSLHGQQQLHELRFANNLSTAVFDDASNADALVFCGRLKASYQFLRERRAAGCQLPLFFTDDAASPALVQGISRIGTVYVVSFPVASDLPEAQSADRAYQRIFGEQAPVYAIETLSAFALVDRAAQQPEGLLNALKFQQFCTPAGPVSFTNGENDRARVSLWVYADDHVHERRLLC, encoded by the coding sequence ATGCGTCTGGGGATTTGTGCAGCGCTCGAAGTGAGTACCACGCTGCACGCCAGAAGCTTTTTGCGAGGCGTTTGCTTGTCTTCGCACCTGTTCGACAACGTGCGCCGCGCCCGGCACTTTTATGCGGATGACAAGGCCAGCGCTGATGGCGGCAGGGCAGCGGCCGATCTGTTCATCCGCGAGAACGTCGATGCAGTCATTGGCCATTTCGCATCCGAATCGGCTGCAGCCGTGGTGCAAACTTATGCACAGGCCGGCATCCCACTGATTCTTCCAGCTTCCACGTGCGCGGCACTGACTGAGCAGGGCAGCACAACGTTTCGCGTGTGCGCATCGGATCGGGTAATCGCCCGGCAATTATTGACCTTTGCCGGAACTCATGGCCTTAAACGACTGGCCGTGTTTGCCGACCAGAGCCTCCACGGTCAACAGCAACTGCACGAACTCAGGTTCGCCAATAACTTATCCACAGCTGTTTTCGATGACGCGTCGAATGCCGATGCGCTGGTGTTCTGCGGGCGCTTGAAAGCCAGCTATCAATTTTTGCGTGAACGGCGCGCAGCAGGTTGTCAGTTGCCGTTGTTTTTCACCGATGACGCAGCATCGCCCGCGCTGGTTCAGGGCATCAGCCGGATCGGAACGGTTTACGTGGTCAGTTTTCCCGTGGCCAGCGACTTGCCCGAAGCGCAGTCGGCAGACCGGGCTTATCAGCGGATATTCGGCGAGCAGGCACCTGTGTATGCCATCGAAACGCTGAGCGCCTTTGCCTTGGTCGACCGCGCCGCGCAACAGCCCGAGGGTCTGCTGAACGCACTCAAATTCCAACAATTTTGCACACCTGCCGGCCCTGTCAGCTTTACCAACGGGGAAAACGATCGCGCCCGGGTTTCGCTGTGGGTCTATGCCGACGATCACGTTCACGAGCGTCGATTGCTCTGTTGA
- a CDS encoding SidA/IucD/PvdA family monooxygenase, which translates to MNQFEIEGFRQDLDVASVGFGPAGIALACALEDEAEDSAKKTYPRVRFFEKARDSTWHGAFLLAGTDINHHVFRDLVTPRNPRSRFSFAMYLKAKGRLYKFGLLGRPASRVEWSDYIAWVAAQLKDYVSYDEGVIDILPVTENGTLRAVDLVTTQGTYRTRRLVLSHGSLPRIPDAFSAHLGGRVFHTSQYLKNVHLGGGPIAQRWLVLGSGQSAGEAVAHLLGAAPTTQVHSVHRGVGFGVGQLGQFPNMAFLPEQVDYFHQLEPARRSKVFEEIRSTNYAGIDADESQALYSFLYEGEVSGHQRLNLHTWSTVVSLEKVGGAYSVLLRDSNTGVETTLYVDGIVLGTGYEQLPVPPLLTLLQPWLQRDEDGTLAVDRHYRVGLQNSEGLHIFANGTSEKTHGISDAQSFSMVALRAQHLTDGLLATQPKAVANVVAHPTLTPRLSTPTRVEARP; encoded by the coding sequence ATGAACCAGTTTGAAATCGAAGGTTTTCGTCAGGACCTGGACGTCGCATCGGTCGGCTTCGGCCCAGCTGGTATTGCGCTGGCGTGCGCGCTGGAAGACGAAGCCGAAGACAGCGCAAAGAAAACCTACCCACGGGTGCGCTTTTTCGAGAAGGCCCGGGATTCGACGTGGCACGGCGCTTTTTTGCTGGCTGGCACAGACATCAACCACCATGTTTTTCGTGATCTGGTCACACCGCGTAATCCACGCAGCCGCTTCTCGTTCGCCATGTACTTGAAGGCCAAAGGCCGCTTGTACAAGTTTGGCCTGCTCGGGCGACCTGCCAGCCGGGTCGAATGGTCGGACTACATCGCCTGGGTGGCGGCGCAGCTCAAGGATTACGTGTCTTACGACGAAGGCGTCATCGACATCCTTCCGGTGACTGAAAACGGTACGTTGCGTGCGGTGGATCTGGTCACCACGCAGGGCACATATCGGACGCGGCGGCTGGTGCTTTCCCACGGCAGCCTGCCGCGCATTCCCGACGCCTTCAGCGCACACCTGGGCGGGCGCGTGTTTCACACCTCGCAATACCTGAAGAACGTACATCTGGGGGGAGGACCTATCGCCCAGCGCTGGCTGGTGCTGGGTTCAGGTCAAAGCGCAGGTGAGGCCGTGGCGCATCTGCTTGGCGCGGCGCCGACGACCCAAGTGCATTCGGTACACCGCGGTGTGGGATTTGGTGTGGGTCAACTGGGCCAGTTTCCCAACATGGCGTTCTTGCCCGAGCAGGTCGATTACTTTCACCAGCTCGAGCCGGCACGCCGCTCCAAAGTCTTCGAGGAAATCCGCTCGACCAATTACGCCGGCATCGATGCCGACGAAAGTCAGGCGCTGTACTCCTTTCTGTACGAAGGTGAAGTCAGCGGGCACCAGCGTCTGAACCTGCACACGTGGTCCACCGTGGTCTCGTTGGAAAAGGTGGGCGGCGCGTACTCGGTGCTGTTGCGCGACAGCAACACGGGCGTTGAAACCACGCTGTATGTGGACGGCATCGTGCTCGGCACTGGTTACGAGCAGTTGCCGGTGCCCCCGCTGCTCACCCTTTTGCAGCCGTGGTTGCAACGTGATGAAGACGGCACGTTGGCAGTGGATCGTCATTACCGCGTTGGCCTGCAGAACAGTGAGGGGCTGCACATCTTCGCCAATGGCACCTCCGAGAAAACCCATGGCATCAGCGACGCGCAGTCATTTTCCATGGTCGCGCTCCGGGCTCAGCATTTGACTGACGGGTTGTTGGCCACACAACCCAAGGCAGTCGCCAACGTGGTGGCGCATCCAACGCTGACGCCCCGGTTGAGCACACCGACCCGAGTCGAGGCCCGGCCATGA
- the sbnA gene encoding 2,3-diaminopropionate biosynthesis protein SbnA, translating into MNFISHIVSDSNFVRLKGLGFENLHLKLESCNPAGSIKMKTAIGLIDSYAERRLIHKDTVLIESSSGNLGVALAMICAERGYAFCCVVDPNTNLHNIKMMEAFGAQIVIVTERDDNDGYLGTRIRHIRETVARDARYLWLNQYSNPANARTHEMTTARSIHIAFPALDYLVIGAGTTGTLMGCVQYFRKHSPRTKIIAVDSAGSVTFGQAPGTRLIPGLGSSQMPPIFRATHLFKQQVVDERATIAMCRWLAKSNGVLSGGSTGTVVAGLAAPSLGIARDAVVVAISPDAGERYLDTIYNDEWVMQKFGLAELSALNSQPIGQYLKSCVHTFEGEALNV; encoded by the coding sequence ATGAACTTCATTTCACACATTGTCAGCGATTCAAACTTCGTGCGACTCAAGGGCCTTGGCTTCGAAAACCTTCACTTGAAGCTGGAATCGTGCAACCCGGCGGGCTCGATCAAGATGAAAACGGCCATCGGGCTGATCGACTCCTACGCTGAGCGCCGACTTATCCACAAGGACACGGTGCTGATCGAGTCGTCTTCGGGCAACCTCGGTGTCGCGTTGGCGATGATCTGCGCCGAGCGTGGCTACGCGTTTTGCTGTGTGGTTGATCCAAACACCAACCTGCACAACATCAAAATGATGGAGGCCTTTGGCGCACAAATCGTGATTGTCACCGAGCGCGACGACAACGACGGTTATCTGGGAACCCGCATTCGTCACATTCGCGAGACGGTCGCGCGCGATGCCCGCTATCTGTGGCTCAACCAGTACAGCAATCCCGCCAACGCACGCACCCACGAAATGACCACCGCGCGCTCGATTCACATCGCGTTCCCGGCGCTGGATTACCTGGTGATCGGCGCAGGCACCACCGGCACATTGATGGGCTGCGTGCAGTATTTTCGCAAGCATTCGCCGCGCACCAAGATCATCGCCGTCGACAGCGCAGGCTCGGTGACTTTCGGTCAAGCGCCAGGCACGCGTCTCATACCAGGGCTGGGCTCCAGTCAGATGCCGCCGATCTTTCGCGCCACCCACTTGTTCAAGCAGCAAGTCGTGGACGAGCGCGCAACCATTGCAATGTGTCGCTGGCTGGCGAAATCCAACGGGGTCTTATCGGGTGGCTCAACCGGTACGGTGGTGGCCGGGCTGGCTGCGCCGTCCTTGGGGATCGCGCGTGATGCCGTGGTGGTAGCGATTTCTCCGGACGCAGGCGAGCGCTATCTGGACACTATCTATAACGATGAATGGGTCATGCAGAAGTTCGGGCTGGCGGAGTTGTCGGCGCTCAACTCGCAGCCCATCGGCCAATACCTCAAATCCTGCGTGCACACCTTTGAAGGGGAAGCACTGAATGTCTGA
- the sbnB gene encoding 2,3-diaminopropionate biosynthesis protein SbnB, which produces MSDFHVIPGAVINDILQAHLPSMVARIEHVYLQHHDGQTINPDSYFLRFPQQPADRIIALPAALEGPDAVAGIKWISSFPGNVAQQKPRASAVVILNDRQTGYPYACLEGAQISAVRTAASAVSGAYWLNRQSRKAGSVGFIGAGVIARNIARMLAVEGWEIGHAVVHDFDAPSARALSDYVEHADLCTARLGTLDEALAADVVIFATTAGEPYVKPPIAFRAGQVVLNISLRDIAPQLLLEADNVCDDVEHCMKANTSPHLTEQLSGNRSFMNGTLAGLIRGEFRLDDSKAAIFSPFGLGVLDLALSKFIVDTALSESKAVAIESFFGETLRWS; this is translated from the coding sequence ATGTCTGACTTTCATGTGATTCCCGGTGCCGTCATCAACGACATCCTGCAAGCCCACTTGCCAAGCATGGTGGCGCGTATCGAACACGTCTATCTGCAGCATCACGATGGGCAGACGATCAACCCGGACAGCTATTTTCTGCGTTTTCCACAGCAACCTGCTGATCGCATCATCGCGCTGCCCGCTGCGCTTGAGGGCCCGGATGCGGTCGCCGGGATCAAGTGGATATCAAGCTTTCCCGGCAACGTGGCTCAGCAAAAACCAAGGGCCTCGGCGGTGGTGATATTGAACGACCGCCAAACCGGGTATCCCTACGCGTGCCTTGAAGGCGCCCAGATCAGTGCGGTCAGAACGGCAGCCTCAGCTGTGTCAGGCGCTTACTGGCTCAATCGTCAGTCGCGCAAGGCCGGGTCTGTAGGCTTTATCGGCGCAGGCGTCATTGCCCGCAACATCGCACGCATGCTGGCCGTTGAAGGGTGGGAAATTGGCCACGCTGTTGTTCATGACTTCGACGCCCCATCCGCTCGCGCATTGAGCGACTACGTCGAGCACGCAGACTTATGCACAGCCCGCCTCGGCACGCTCGATGAAGCGCTGGCCGCTGACGTGGTTATTTTCGCTACGACGGCGGGCGAGCCCTATGTCAAACCGCCCATAGCATTTCGCGCAGGACAAGTGGTGCTGAATATCTCGCTGCGCGACATCGCGCCTCAGTTGCTGCTTGAAGCTGACAATGTGTGTGACGACGTTGAGCACTGCATGAAGGCCAATACCTCGCCGCACCTGACCGAGCAGTTGTCTGGCAATCGATCCTTTATGAACGGAACGCTGGCGGGGCTGATCCGGGGTGAGTTCCGGCTGGATGACAGCAAGGCGGCGATCTTCTCGCCGTTCGGCCTTGGCGTGCTGGACCTGGCATTGAGCAAGTTCATTGTGGACACCGCTCTCAGCGAGTCGAAGGCTGTGGCCATCGAGTCCTTTTTCGGGGAGACGCTGCGATGGAGCTGA
- a CDS encoding FAD/NAD(P)-binding protein, with protein MELTENHYPVLAPITLAIVGCGSRGLTVLERVCALASLGDRPVDIHVYEPQMPGPGVHSLQQPDYLMLNTVASQISMFPDKAALDGSEGREGPDFHQWCLRYKSGQRDVRANQFLPRQWLGEYLAWTCETVIQTLPPHVRVIHHACAVDNIQQTAGAGFEVSTRLEHQRTVDWLVLTIGHAGASGFVDNIGRAARVLHPYPQPDVFSDVVAGEAIGIEGLGLCAMDVVAGLTVGRGGRFVGNGRDMRYEPSGAEPHLFMFSRSGLPYRTRPDICEHRNGAPATIFTLVAVARLRAENPDGLDFEQQVLPLIKAEMYVEYFGMIDRLRGNSPDLIKDEIAHAAGCGAVESKVNELAQRLGVTGLDHSVFDPLGITVPAERYEEWVQAWIEQDLEESTADLDHSPVKAALEVWRSCREQLRRVVDNQGLTPASHELFFNRYAPLVNRMVAGPQKERHQELLALARAGILRWVHDSLVARGPEGYPISLRPVDNDETVPLDAVVLAHVVDNRGTDTEPQLISRLKASGVIRSLHSDGDGIRVDGHGKAFPNLWITGPIVEGATYYNHYVPSSGGYSRAFIDADRIAREVLGMTSARKAADNALHLKAELALA; from the coding sequence ATGGAGCTGACGGAAAACCATTACCCGGTGCTCGCTCCGATTACGCTGGCTATCGTTGGCTGTGGTTCGCGTGGGCTGACGGTTTTGGAGCGCGTGTGCGCACTTGCCAGTCTGGGTGACCGGCCTGTGGATATCCACGTGTACGAGCCGCAGATGCCTGGGCCGGGCGTGCATTCGTTGCAGCAGCCGGACTACTTGATGCTTAACACCGTGGCGTCGCAGATCTCGATGTTCCCCGACAAGGCTGCGCTGGACGGCAGCGAAGGGCGCGAGGGCCCTGACTTCCATCAATGGTGCCTACGTTACAAATCCGGCCAGCGTGATGTCCGCGCCAACCAGTTTTTGCCTCGGCAGTGGCTGGGGGAGTATCTGGCCTGGACCTGCGAAACGGTCATTCAGACGTTGCCGCCCCATGTTCGGGTCATTCATCACGCGTGTGCTGTGGATAACATTCAGCAGACAGCCGGGGCAGGGTTTGAGGTGAGCACCCGGCTAGAGCATCAGCGCACCGTGGACTGGCTGGTATTGACCATTGGGCATGCGGGAGCTTCGGGTTTTGTGGATAACATTGGCCGTGCCGCCAGGGTGCTTCATCCTTATCCACAGCCTGACGTTTTCAGTGACGTTGTGGCGGGTGAAGCCATTGGAATCGAAGGCTTGGGCCTTTGCGCCATGGACGTGGTTGCAGGTCTTACGGTCGGCCGCGGCGGGCGTTTCGTCGGCAACGGCCGTGACATGCGTTACGAGCCTTCTGGGGCTGAGCCGCACCTGTTTATGTTCTCGCGCAGCGGTCTGCCTTATCGCACGCGGCCTGATATCTGCGAACACCGCAACGGAGCCCCCGCCACGATTTTTACGCTGGTTGCCGTCGCCCGATTGCGCGCCGAGAACCCGGATGGGCTGGATTTCGAACAGCAGGTCTTGCCGCTGATCAAGGCTGAGATGTACGTCGAATACTTCGGCATGATCGATCGATTGCGCGGCAACTCGCCCGACCTGATAAAGGATGAAATCGCTCATGCAGCAGGTTGCGGGGCGGTTGAATCGAAGGTGAACGAGCTGGCGCAACGCTTGGGTGTAACGGGACTTGATCACAGCGTTTTCGATCCCCTGGGGATAACTGTGCCTGCTGAACGATATGAGGAGTGGGTGCAGGCCTGGATCGAGCAAGATCTTGAAGAAAGTACAGCCGATCTGGACCACAGCCCTGTAAAAGCGGCCCTTGAAGTGTGGCGAAGCTGCCGTGAACAACTGCGCAGGGTTGTGGATAACCAGGGTTTGACGCCTGCGTCCCATGAGCTTTTCTTCAATCGCTACGCGCCATTGGTCAACCGCATGGTTGCGGGGCCTCAAAAAGAGCGTCATCAGGAGTTATTGGCGCTGGCACGAGCGGGGATTTTGCGCTGGGTTCACGATTCACTTGTAGCGCGTGGTCCGGAGGGTTATCCGATCAGTCTCCGGCCTGTGGATAACGACGAGACAGTTCCGCTAGATGCTGTGGTGTTGGCGCACGTTGTTGATAACCGAGGCACTGATACGGAGCCCCAGCTGATTAGTCGCTTAAAAGCTTCGGGTGTTATCCGAAGCCTCCACTCCGATGGGGATGGAATACGAGTAGATGGTCACGGCAAAGCGTTCCCCAATCTGTGGATAACCGGACCCATCGTTGAGGGCGCCACGTATTACAACCATTACGTGCCGTCTTCGGGTGGGTATTCTCGAGCGTTCATCGACGCCGACCGCATCGCCCGTGAGGTGCTGGGTATGACCTCGGCGCGTAAAGCCGCCGACAACGCACTGCATCTGAAGGCAGAGCTGGCGCTCGCATGA
- a CDS encoding acyltransferase family protein, whose translation MDFRKDINGLRAIAVIAVVLFHFNPGWLPGGFSGVDIFFVISGFLITGILFRGLEKDTLSLVGFYTSRARRIIPALAALCCVLLVLGWFYLLPIEYSELGKHVAASLGFYSNFTYWSEAGYFTASAHEKWLLHTWSLSVEWQFYMLYPIVLLGLSKVFAVRHLRWLVLAACVLGFAFCVVTSITWPEPAFYLLPARAWELLLGGVACLFPIRLNRLQQRALEATGLTLMAASFVLLSERVVWPGYLALMPVLGTFAIIVAARQDSIATNNRFSQWTGKLSYSLYLWHWPVVVFMSYAGYLGNSLNALLGIVAAFALAQVSYSLIEKTPAKKTLARQWKFASASAFIALVFVGGTAVSASGGVVSALRTVSVSDKARFVQDYANRQRNLYESYWLKCDAFSAFTERGQSGIDESCTRKQGVGGVFLWGDSHAQALSLGLRSLLAKGTPFYQVASAGCRPSLTQDAGRNTPPRMTCNYSNAKALQSIAALQPEVVVIAQKDEHDRTRWNELAAQLKTLGVKRVVVMGPLPQWSPSLPSVIANRHWGVEDSHITDAAMDTGLIATDHATRSMINPQLVDFVSLIDGLCVANSCLVRLQDDHSLLQIDSGHLSSAGSLYIVKNYVMPELVKQNAALVGIGLDRAQISAASTEPL comes from the coding sequence ATGGACTTCAGAAAAGACATCAATGGACTAAGGGCCATCGCGGTGATCGCCGTGGTGCTGTTCCACTTCAACCCCGGCTGGCTGCCGGGCGGTTTTTCAGGTGTGGATATTTTCTTCGTGATCTCGGGTTTTCTGATCACCGGGATTCTGTTTCGCGGTCTGGAAAAAGACACCCTCAGCCTGGTCGGCTTCTACACGTCGCGGGCGCGTCGGATCATCCCCGCCCTCGCCGCATTGTGCTGCGTGTTGCTGGTGCTGGGCTGGTTTTACCTGTTGCCGATCGAATACAGCGAGCTTGGCAAACACGTTGCGGCGAGCCTGGGCTTCTATTCCAACTTCACGTATTGGTCAGAGGCGGGATACTTCACTGCCAGCGCACACGAAAAGTGGCTGCTGCACACGTGGTCGCTCTCGGTGGAGTGGCAGTTCTACATGCTGTACCCCATCGTCTTGCTGGGCTTGAGCAAAGTCTTCGCGGTGCGCCATCTGCGCTGGCTGGTGCTCGCAGCCTGCGTGCTGGGCTTTGCCTTTTGCGTGGTGACTTCGATCACCTGGCCAGAGCCTGCGTTTTATTTGCTGCCGGCTCGGGCGTGGGAATTATTACTGGGTGGCGTCGCCTGCCTGTTCCCGATCAGGCTTAATCGCCTGCAACAGCGGGCACTGGAAGCTACGGGCCTGACGCTGATGGCAGCCAGCTTCGTCCTCTTGTCCGAACGTGTGGTGTGGCCAGGTTATCTGGCGCTGATGCCTGTGCTGGGGACGTTCGCCATCATTGTGGCGGCTCGCCAAGACTCCATCGCCACCAACAACCGCTTCTCACAGTGGACGGGCAAGCTGTCCTACTCGCTCTATCTGTGGCATTGGCCGGTTGTGGTGTTCATGAGTTACGCCGGGTATCTGGGCAACTCGCTTAACGCACTGCTGGGTATCGTCGCAGCATTTGCGCTGGCTCAGGTTTCTTATTCATTGATTGAAAAGACGCCCGCGAAAAAGACACTCGCTCGGCAATGGAAGTTCGCTTCGGCCAGCGCCTTCATAGCGCTGGTATTCGTCGGTGGCACTGCCGTGAGTGCCTCGGGCGGCGTCGTGTCGGCGCTGCGCACGGTGAGTGTTTCCGACAAGGCTCGCTTCGTTCAGGACTACGCCAATAGGCAGCGGAACCTGTACGAAAGTTACTGGCTCAAGTGCGACGCTTTTTCGGCGTTCACTGAACGCGGGCAGTCAGGGATCGATGAGTCTTGCACCCGCAAGCAGGGTGTCGGCGGGGTTTTCCTGTGGGGAGACTCGCACGCTCAGGCGCTGTCGCTGGGTTTGAGATCTTTGCTGGCCAAGGGGACGCCGTTCTATCAGGTTGCTTCGGCTGGATGCCGGCCGAGCCTCACACAGGACGCCGGGCGTAACACACCGCCGAGAATGACCTGCAATTACTCCAACGCCAAGGCGCTGCAATCAATTGCCGCGCTGCAACCTGAGGTGGTGGTGATCGCACAAAAAGACGAGCACGACAGAACCCGCTGGAATGAACTGGCGGCGCAGCTCAAAACGTTGGGGGTCAAGCGGGTTGTGGTAATGGGCCCCTTGCCGCAATGGAGCCCGTCGCTGCCTAGTGTGATCGCCAACCGCCATTGGGGGGTTGAGGACTCGCACATCACTGATGCTGCAATGGACACAGGATTGATCGCCACCGACCACGCAACCCGAAGCATGATCAATCCGCAGTTGGTGGATTTCGTGTCGTTGATCGATGGCTTGTGTGTCGCCAACTCATGCCTGGTCAGGCTGCAGGACGATCATTCGCTGCTGCAAATAGATTCGGGGCACCTAAGCTCCGCAGGGTCGCTGTACATCGTTAAAAACTACGTGATGCCCGAGCTGGTTAAACAGAATGCAGCGTTGGTCGGTATTGGCCTTGATCGCGCCCAGATAAGCGCCGCATCAACAGAGCCGCTGTAG
- a CDS encoding glucan biosynthesis protein D: MNRRNLLKASMALAAYSALPASGLYAARALAAAADGEIEHFDFKSLQDSAKQLAGKPYVSTKQTLPATLANMTPQQFNAIKYDAGHSLWNDVKGQLDVHFFHVGAGFKTPVRMYSVDPATKQAREVHFRPELFNYEASGVDKAQLKGDLGFAGFKLFKAPEIAINDILSFLGASYFRAIDSNKQYGLSARGLAIDTYAKRPEEFPDFTQFWFEKPTKDATRFVVYALLDSPSATGAYRFDIDCQADRVVMDIDAHINARADIEQLGIATMTSMFSCGTHERRMCDTIHPEIHDSDRLSMWRGNGEWICRPLNNPAKLQFNAFADTDPKGFGLVQTDHEFKTYQDTVDWYHRRPSLWVEPTTAWGEGSIDLLELSTTGETLDNIVAFWNPRDPVKAGMSMNFGYKLYWSPLPPVSTPLAQVNATRSGMGGFIEGWAPGEHYPDVWARRFAVDFKGGGIDRLPEGSSIEPIVTVSNGKVQDFNVLALPDIKGYRITFDWYPTSDGADPVEMRMFIKTGDRTLSETWLYQYFPPPAEKRRYT; the protein is encoded by the coding sequence ATGAATCGCAGGAATCTCCTGAAAGCATCCATGGCGTTGGCCGCCTATAGCGCGCTGCCGGCCTCAGGGCTTTACGCTGCACGCGCCCTCGCTGCAGCGGCAGATGGCGAAATCGAACATTTCGATTTCAAGAGCTTGCAAGACAGTGCCAAACAATTGGCCGGCAAGCCTTATGTCAGCACCAAACAAACGCTGCCAGCAACCCTGGCGAACATGACTCCTCAGCAGTTCAATGCGATCAAATACGACGCCGGTCATTCGCTGTGGAACGACGTCAAAGGCCAGTTGGACGTCCACTTTTTCCACGTCGGCGCAGGCTTCAAGACGCCGGTACGTATGTACAGCGTGGACCCTGCGACCAAGCAAGCCCGAGAAGTGCATTTCCGTCCCGAGCTTTTCAATTACGAGGCCAGCGGCGTCGACAAGGCGCAGCTCAAGGGGGATCTGGGTTTCGCTGGGTTCAAGCTGTTCAAAGCGCCTGAAATCGCGATCAACGACATCCTCTCTTTCTTGGGCGCGAGCTATTTCCGCGCCATCGACAGCAACAAGCAATACGGCTTGTCAGCACGCGGCCTGGCCATCGACACCTACGCCAAGCGTCCGGAAGAATTTCCTGATTTCACTCAGTTCTGGTTTGAAAAACCGACCAAGGACGCCACCCGCTTCGTCGTGTATGCCCTTCTCGACTCGCCAAGCGCAACGGGTGCGTATCGCTTCGACATCGACTGTCAGGCCGATCGTGTGGTGATGGACATCGACGCGCACATCAACGCCCGCGCAGATATCGAACAGCTGGGCATTGCCACCATGACCAGCATGTTCAGCTGCGGCACCCACGAGCGCCGCATGTGCGACACCATCCACCCGGAGATCCATGACTCCGACCGCCTGTCCATGTGGCGAGGCAACGGTGAATGGATCTGCCGCCCGCTGAACAACCCGGCCAAGTTGCAATTCAACGCGTTTGCCGACACCGATCCGAAAGGTTTCGGGCTGGTTCAGACCGATCACGAATTCAAGACCTATCAAGACACAGTCGATTGGTACCATCGCCGTCCGAGCCTGTGGGTTGAGCCCACCACAGCATGGGGCGAAGGCTCTATCGATTTGCTGGAGTTATCCACAACCGGCGAAACGCTGGACAACATTGTGGCGTTCTGGAATCCGCGCGATCCGGTCAAGGCCGGCATGTCGATGAACTTCGGCTACAAGCTTTACTGGAGCCCGCTTCCACCGGTCAGCACGCCGTTGGCCCAAGTCAATGCCACACGTTCCGGCATGGGTGGATTCATCGAGGGTTGGGCACCCGGCGAGCATTACCCGGATGTCTGGGCGCGACGCTTCGCCGTCGACTTCAAGGGCGGCGGCATTGATCGTCTGCCCGAGGGTTCAAGTATCGAGCCGATCGTGACGGTCTCCAATGGCAAAGTGCAGGACTTCAACGTACTGGCTTTGCCCGATATCAAGGGGTATCGCATCACGTTTGACTGGTACCCGACCAGCGATGGCGCAGATCCGGTAGAGATGCGCATGTTCATCAAGACCGGCGACCGGACTTTGAGCGAAACATGGCTGTATCAGTACTTCCCGCCACCGGCCGAAAAACGTCGCTACACCTGA